Proteins encoded together in one Camelina sativa cultivar DH55 chromosome 9, Cs, whole genome shotgun sequence window:
- the LOC104710489 gene encoding B3 domain-containing transcription factor FUS3-like has translation MMANENVETKASPLMASVDHHHRLGSGSGHDHHQGLSASVPLLGVNSKKRRMPRQRRSSSSFKLLSFPPLMPLSSHVPTPLPARKIDPGKLRFLFQKELKNSDVSSLRRMILPKKAAEAHLPALECKEGIPLRMKDLDGRHVWTFKYRYWPNNNSRMYVLENTGDFVNAHGLQLGDFIMVYQNLDSNNYVIQARKASEEEGEEDVTMVEEDDVYTNLTKIENTVVNDLLIQDFNHQSSNSNNNKSSYYYPVIDDITTNTASFVYDTTALTSNDTPLDYLGGSTTTTNNYYSDFGSFEGLGSVENISLDDFY, from the exons ATGATGGCTAATGAAAATGTGGAAACCAAGGCCTCTCCTTTAATGGCAAGTGTTGATCATCATCATAGGCTTGGATCCGGTTCGGgtcatgatcatcatcaagGGTTATCGGCGTCTGTGCCTCTTCTTGGTGTTAActcgaagaagagaaggatGCCAAGACAGAgacgatcttcttcttcctttaagcttctctcttttcctcCTCTTATGCCTCTTTCCTCCCACGTGCCAACTCCTCTCCCCGCACGT AAGATTGACCCGGGAAAGCTAAGATTCCTCTTCCAAAAAGAACTCAAGAACAGTGACGTCAGCTCCCTCCGTCGTATGATACTCCCCAAG AAAGCTGCGGAGGCTCACTTGCCGGCGCTGGAATGTAAGGAAGGGATTCCTCTAAGGATGAAAGATTTGGACGGTCGTCACGTTTGGACCTTCAAGTACAG GTACTGGCCGAACAACAATAGCAGAATGTACGTGCTTGAAAACACAG GCGACTTTGTGAACGCTCATGGTCTGCAGCTAGGTGACTTCATCATGGTTTACCAAAATCTCGACTCAAACAATTAC GTTATACAAGCAAGAAAGgcttctgaagaagaaggagaagaagacgtaACCATGGTTGAAGAGGACGACGTTTACACAAACTTAACGAAGATCGAAAACACCGTGGTTAATGATCTTCTCATCCAAGACTTTAATCACCAaagcagcaacagcaacaacaacaaatcttcGTACTATTACCCCGTCATCGATGATATCACCACAAACACAGCGTCTTTTGTCTACGACACGACGGCTTTGACCTCCAACGATACTCCACTCGATTATTTGGGTGGCAGTACGACGACTACTAATAATTATTACTCCGATTTCGGATCATTCGAGGGTTTGGGCTCCGTTGAGAATATCTCTCTTGATGACTTCTACTAG